In the genome of Megachile rotundata isolate GNS110a chromosome 16, iyMegRotu1, whole genome shotgun sequence, the window ataattacttctTGTAATACAACAGATATATAAGTTTAAACACAAATAAAAGTGTTTATAAGtatgtaattttttttagaTTCTTAAAATATGCATGGAATTAAAAGAATAGTAGTTTTCTGTACTTTAACAACAGTTTTACCAATTCTGCTTCTTATCACACCTCTATATTTACGTCATAATTTTTATGCTAATGTAGCATATGCTGTAACAGATTCTGATATCTTAGAAATTACTGATGGAATTTCTACAGTATTTTGTTCGGTAAGAGTACTTTAttctataatacatataatatatatgagAATTATATAGCATAAATTAACattactaataatatttgtctatACAGGGACATATTCTACAAATGAATAGAACATTTAATGCCTTCCAAATGGCACATAAGCCAGAGGTAACTTCATATAAAAAGCATATACGCCTTAAAAAGAATATGACTTTACCAGATGATACATTAGAATACTGGGGATTTTATCTCTTAGAAGGATCAACCGTAGCCCTTTCTGTCTGTTCAAggtaatatttatacttttttatattaatatgaaaattcatattattcatcACCATtcttattactatttatttagaTTTCAAGGTGCATCTATACTGGTGGTTAAAGGGGAACGTAATTTACGAACATGTGGAATGTTAGAACACAAGAATAATGAACAGATTGCAAAAAATATATTCTTGCCAGAAGCAAAGCAGCAAGTTAAAGTAACATTTAAATCAGATACAGTAGAATCtgtttctaataataatattacagaTGTTGCTTACAACAATACATCAAATATGACTTCAAAAATGGAAGAAAATAATACAGGTACAGGTGTTTCAAATCATTATCCACACATAAAAAGGAATGTTACATCTCACGAACAAAATGATGATGACGAATTAAAGGAACTACTGTGgaatacaaaaatgtatatacaacaACATATGAAATCTTCAAAAGAACCAATGGTACGTAATACTAGAAAATTAAGACATGCTAAGAAAAGGCAGTATAAAATGCaaataaagaaagaaggaaagaatATATTACATGACAAAAAAAGATCAGGAAGTAATACTGAAAATATATCTAATGTTGAAGAAgacaaaatattgaataaaagaattaaaaggACTCAAGATCTTGTTAAGCCACTTTTACTTGATCAAGGTGTCAAACATGGTGGAAATgctgttaaaaatataacaaacgaTAATGATGAATCTTCTGTATCCAGTTTTGAAAATGAATTATTCAAATGCTATGGAGGTTCAATATTAATTGCTCAAGAATTTGCACCTTCTGAACAATGTACTAATGTCAGCTATTTACTTAATGGTAAACATATGCaagcaattcataatattatagAAAATGGTTATTATTACTATATCTTTTACAGTGACAATGATATTGTATCAAATGATATATATGCATTGTTTGATATTTATAAACCCGTTTTTCATTATGAAAATGCAACAAAGTCTTGTATAAATCAAACAAAATGTTCCTTTGCAATAAACTTGTTGTCTTCTGATAGAGTGATTGTTGAAATACCAACTAAAGATAACACTGAATATGAAATAGATGATATTAGTTTACTTTTATCGGTTTGTCATCCTCGTATGGAAGTGTATATAATCTTTCCCATTGCAGTATTATTCTTTATTCTTGCTTGTGCCTTTATGtaattcattattatattattagcataaaGTTCACACTTGTTATgtacatattgtatatatattgtTAACTACATATTTaagataaataatgtataaatagtTTTCTtatcacaaattttatttgttttaatgtcctgccttaaaattaaatatatgtatacaagttACTATTAAGCACTTAAGTTTAAATAACACATTagcattaatattaaaatgtaaaaataaatatcagtcaatttttaatgaactgaaaatttaatatgtgtTTACAAGAAAATTTAAAGTTAGGAGATACGTTATCGATAATACATTCGCATTACCCTCGTACATCCCACTAATGAGTCACAAAGAACAAAGCTGCGCAAACAATGCGGAACGATCCTAAAATCGTGCAAGAGCAGAaaaaacatatatatttatctGTATTTATTGTATCAGATTTTTAAGTATTCGTACAACGGGTGGCGATACAGTGCGTGACAATACAGCgcatagcaatataacgcgtaatgATTTAAggcgtggcgatgtaacatgTTGGTCATACAATACGCGGTCATACAACGCGAGACAATATAATGTGTAGTTGTACAACACATCACGATTTAAATCTTGGATAGGATACACATATGATATTATGCATAAAGCCTCTCAAAGTTTAAAATGAACCTTTTACGGATCACAGGACCGGTTTCAGGGAACGCTTTGAACCTGCCTCGCGTCGGCCCTGACAAAGGATTATGGGTAACTGACGTACTTCCCTTATGCGCAATGGACATTTACAAAAGAAATATCGTGAAAAAATAACGAATTATCTGAAAATGGTTACACGCATAAAGAAGGTTTAATCAGAATGACTTTTAACTGTTTTGAATATatgtagaaaattttaattcaatctaAAAAGTTGAGTGAAATTTTGAAGACCGTTCGCAGCGCCATTGTGCGGCATTCATAAGAATATTTCTTGTGACGCAATAGGAACTCGTCCTTTCCGTCGACCTACCGTGAGTGGAACATGTCGCATACGTCTGAGCGAAGGTAAGTTATGTTTTTCGTACGTAATCGGAAAAGATACTTTCTTTCTTGCATTTCGGAAATTCTTAGTTCACGTATGCTTCTGTTAACGTTGCGTCACGAAGACTTGGACGTCGACGGTTAACGGAGTATCCTTTAAAAAATAGTACCGCAATCGGGGAATGCGTGAGAACACGAGACTGACAACATGGCGTGCATTCGTTTTTGTCACATTGCTCACAAAATTAATAGTAATCTTTTACCATCATTGACTCGTGTAACCTTAGTGTTATCGTGATCTAACATTCTTATGATTTTGTGCTTGTATCGAATATCCAGACTCTGTGAATATATTTTTGATTCTAATCGGAAAACCTCCATGCCACTCGGACGTGCAAACACACGTTTTACATTGTATTTGAAATTacgtaataaaaaatgaattttttctcTAATCCGACGAAAATGTAAACCGAATTGTTTAGTAGTAAAGATATTGCGTGAAATTACAAACGTTCATACTCTTTGCAACGATGGTTTGCCTAGACGTTCTGACATGCTCTCGCGTGAGTCACTGTCAGTGCATCTATCAAGTCATCGATAAATTCTTTACCATATATATTTGGTGATCTTTCTTAAGTAGTATATTGTTagttattcataaaattaaatattttgtaatcagaattagttacattaataaattatagtacttctgaatttattatgaaatactGTTAATTTAAGTGTATTTTCTTCAAGGTCATTAGAATTGGAAATCCATTTTAATTTCATCatcttataataaataataacttattatattgaaatataaataatagcaCAGACAATtgaatatatttaacaatatcaTAATagtcacaaaaattatttcgtaGATTTAGTAATACTTTGGTATTCACTACTATGACAAATATACTTTACtgctttatttatattttagaaacGATGATCAATGGGCAGGAGATTCCAAAAATGGTCCTAGTGAAAGTGAGCAGCAAACGTACAATGGCCCTCCAGGCATGGATCCCGATGGAATCATCGAATCCAACTGGGATGTTGTAAGTTAATTACTCAGAAGCTtataatcataaaatacaatttcagttaattaaaaacttgtttcaaatattatatCATTACCAATCTTATGATAAACAGGTCGTGGACAACTTTGATGAAATGAACTTAAAGGAAGAGTTACTACGTGGTATTTACGCTTATGGCTTTGAGAAACCATCTGCAATTCAACAACGTGCCATTCTGCCGTGTATAAGAGGACACGATGTCATTGCGCAGGCACAATCAGgtaaaaagaaagaattaaattgtattataaaaaataataaacctcatttattaatttatgttatgtTTAACAGGAACTGGCAAGACTgctacattttcaatttctattctACAACAAATCGATACTAATCTTAAAGAATGTCAAGCCTTAATCTTAGCCCCAACCCGTGAGCTTGCTCAACAGGTATGTGCCAACATTTTTGAAACTGGTAGTACCTACaattataaagtaaataaatcTTTATTCAAACGTCTTTTATTGTAGATTCAGAAAGTTGTTATTGCTTTGGGAGATTTTATGCACGCAGAATGCCATGCATGCATTGGAGGTACCAATGTACGTGAAGATATGCGAAAGTTAGATCAAGGTGTCCACATAGTAGTTGGTACACCTGGTAGAGTTTATGATATGATTAGTCGACGGGCATTACGAGCAAATAGCATCAAACTGTTCGTCCTAGACGAAGCTGATGAAATGCTTTCTCGTGGTTTTAAAGACCAGATTCACGATGTATTCAAATTATTACCTCATGAAGTACAGGTACGTGGAAATAATAGCGAAATTTTTAATGCtgattgttaaaattttgttgaacataattgttaaaaatatatcaatttttcagGTTATATTACTATCCGCTACCATGCCATCAGATGTTTTGGATGTATCTAAATGTTTTATGCGAAATCCAATTCGCATTTTGGTTAAAAGAGAAGAACTCACGTTGGAGGGTATTAAACAGTTCTTTATATTCGTGGAACGTGAAGAATGGAAGTTTGAAACCCTTTGTGATTTATACGATACATTGAGTATCACTCAGGCAGTAATCTTCTGCAATACACGACGTAAAGTAGATTGGTTAACGGATAGTATGCGTGGCCGTGACTTCACAGTCTCTGCAATGCATGGAGATATGGAACAAAAAGAACGAGACCTTATTATGAAACAATTTAGAACTGGATCATCCCGTGTTCTCATAACTACTGACCTTTTAGCCCGTGGTATTGATGTTCAACAGGTTTCGCTTGTCATCAATTATGATTTACCCTCCAATCgtgaaaattatattcatagGTAAGCGATACATCTATCTCGTTATAAATGTATGGTAACGATATAAAGAATTGTATGTCCATCTTTTACAGTAATCGTGGAGTAAAATCTTTTGGTTTAGAGATTTTTCTAATTCTTGctaattgcaatttaaaaaatcacttttataatattatgtaaGTTCAAATACTTATCATTAAATTCTATTACAGAATCGGTCGAGGTGGTCGTTTTGGTCGTAAGGGTGTGGCTATTAACTTCGTAACGGAGGAAGACAAACGAACCTTGAAAGATATTGAACAATTCTATAACACTCGTATTGATGAAATGCCAATGAATGTCGCAGATTTAATTTAAATCTGATTATTGGCTACaattcattataattaaaaaaaaaataataaaagtaagtgAAATACGGAGCTCTCAGCTGATTTCTCATGGTGTGTGAGTATATGTAGAGTGAGTTGGTGAACTATAATCGCTTATGTAAACGCGATCTACCGAAATATTCCAACGTTCTCAtctcaatttcattttataattgtagaTTACAAAAGATAGTTATCCGTTAAACTAGGAAAAGAAAAATTAGTACTacgtacattattattattacagttatcattacgaatattactatactattccTACcactattgctcttattattactataaCTGGTATATACTCTTACACTTTTCTCTTCTCGttcaatatttattactgtttttcCTGCTACTATTCCTGTCGTATAACTACTACTAATATCTCTTGTCActaaaaatatcaagtttaataGAGTTAATATTGCATCGATAATACGATCATTGTGACTGCTACTGGcataaaacgataaaaaaaaCAAGAAGGGAGAGGCATTCAACCAATttggttctttttttttttatttatttgttgtcCTAACTCGGAGAAATACTTTACATTGCCTAAATGCACCCACAGTCTTACCTGAATCGACATTTTATTATGAGCTTCAAACCTTTTATCTTGAATCATCTTATTTCGTCGTCTTTTCTACACGATTTTTCCAACTGGATTCATTCCATGTTCCGCGGCCCCTCTTCGATGCTTCTACCGCCACGATTACAGCGTGTTTGTCTAGGCAGAGGTTTAGTTGGGTATTGGAAGGGATATTTTAATCATAAGCGTTGCCGAAGGAGATGTACATTCAGGCTTAGATGATATGAATTTTTgtatgtcccaaattcccaagtacaTACCTTCATTAAGAAATAAAGTGTTTGACCTTTTAATTGTGGTTTTtgttattacattcattattatgcTCAATATcagaaacaattttaattttataacgaaAACCTTCAAGGAATCTATAATGCTAAAAAAAGTGTGTAAACTAATTTGGTGGAGTCTCACTATATGACCTTTGGACGCGGGACTGTGAGGGCAGACAAAATTTTAGAGAAGGCTATATAACAAGCAAACTCCTTGCATACAACGTCTGATTTCCAAAGTTTTGTAAATtcattacaaaaaaaatttgtaaattcgaaatttaatgTACATACAAGTCCATATAGAGGGGAAGTCGATGAAAAGACTATATAAATGAGAGCCATATGGTGAGATCGCCATGAATTATCATCACCAGATTATATCGGGAACAAGTCCTATCAATTCTGTACATTATTGAAAAAGTTCTCAcagttttttatttgtatttgcaGGCAATTTTAAGCGGTCCAGAAATGAGGGAGATATTTTTGGAAATAAAGACCAAATTTCGTGATTCAGTATAGAAGTTTTGTAAATCGATTACCACTCTAATTTCCTGCCCTTCACAGGGCATTaacaataatatgaataatcaACTTATTTATAcgctttcattatttatttttaatgattatAGGAGTCAAATTTTTACACGATCATTTTATATCTTgtcaataaaaaagaaaactatGAAAGTACTTTTTCATTGCATTAGCCGTGTATTTATATGCTTTGTTGAGAATCAAATTTTGATGTTTTTCGTATATTGTGAGAACTTTTATACGTTAgtgaaaatgtattaaaaataataactcaTTATTTCAGCTTAGTCGCGTGTCCATTTATAGTAGCGCCAGTAATAGTTTTCGAAAGTTGGAGTAATTTCTTGTTACTTCGAGTCAGTTTATTTCTTTTACCTGAAACATTGTGAAATGATTTAGAAACTTCTCGAATTTCCGAAAACTGTTTCATTATCGAATTCTGTAAATAATGCAAATGATTTTTgaaacaatgaactattttttgcgagttttattgtatttatacgTTATATCAACAATTACGAGTACTCTTTACAGTCAACGCAATAAATGTGAATATCGTTTGCATTTAGTCACTGCATCACTAGTTTACTtgtctatatttattttaaatactcaTTTATTTTACGTTAAGTACTGCGAATTGAATTTGTTGTTAATATTGCGATGGGTTCCTGATGaccataattttgtattttttgcaagaaaattatttaagttgCTTAAGCAATTTAGACGTCATGGGAACTACATCACTTTTaacatgtttatttaaaaaagaaaaactaatgaatatataatgtatatctAATGTAATAGTAAGTGATATAATTGTGTAATACACTGccgtaattaatattaaaatgattgAGGATTGATTTCTGTCGAAGCATCAATGAATCAGATACTAAAAATCTAAACTGATAGATGAAATTCCTTCTAAACTTTGGAGTGATCTACGTTGGTTGTTGAGGGGTTACTAATTAAATGCGTACCGATTTAAAGTATTCAggttctttttatttcattcattatCATTACGCTTTTTTTCTGAAAGAAGAGGGGTGTATTATAATGTTCTCTAGTGGATTTAACTTCGACAATAATGCGAAGTTCCTTCGTTCAACGCATCCGCTTCCAAAATCCATAGAAAACTGTCTTAACTTTTTTCAATTTGGCGTTTATGCTATATCTGCTTACTATTAAacgtataaaaaatttaagCAATAAAAATAAACAGTTCATGGTCAAGGCATAAACCTCTGTTAGTAAAGAGTGCTTCTTGTTTGTGGCTTCAAAACGTTTACATAGTAAACAAGTATACATGCAGAGTGTATATGTTGAAATGCTAATAAAACTGAAATGATACTTCAAAGCAGTCTAGAAGCATTGGTtagtatttcaaatttgaagaaataaatatatttgaaaaataaaataaactcacAAAGtgatatttcatataattttgaacattttcttTACAAGGTTCAATATGTTAACTcttccatttttatttatacaattaaattaaaaaatatagttaaCAATTAGTTAATAAtctaatttaaaatacaaatttaaatgattaaataatttctcTTCAAGGATCCTAAACTATTGTTGTTTAATAATTGTGAATAGTCCAATGGACTTTTTAAAAGGGTCGTGCATTTAACAGGAAAATATGTAGAATGTTAATGTACGTACAAaagtattttatactttttattagtaaagaatgtatatattacaaatataaataatatttaagatgtacatacatataaatattatcttaatcactgaaaaatattaaatatatattgaattatatttcaaatcaaactacatataaaatataggaAAAATTGGAATACGTTGAATAAACTCATTAGTGTTTGTTTGTATTGTTATGATTTAAATGAACATGCGTGCTATAAcgttaaagttaggttagatcatatttcgttaaggttaggttgagttcgatattagttatattaagttaaaaTTGGGTTCAATTGCAGTAAAATTACGAAGGAATACATTAGCTCGATGCGAAGTTAAATTGGTGGTAGATTGTGTCACAATTGGGTTATTTTggtattaggttatgttaaattatgtcaaattgaggttaggttaagtcacGGTTATTAGACCATGGTCAAGCTAGTTAccatgtaaatatattttattatattattataaagtacATAGTTGATAATATATAATTGAAATGTATGACAGGTTTTACCTATATATGCATAAATATGCGAATATtatctcaaaaatattttaagtagaattacgtttaaattaataattaacccgGTAGTTCGGCGCCAATGACTTGTAACGCTTTGAAAAGCATTTCTGTAGTATTTCAAAAGTGGGGGGGACAACTTGGAACTTATATAAAACAATTACTTATTACACGGTGTGACTTTGTGAATTGCTGTGGTTGGTTGTGGTTTGATTTGTTAGGTTACACGTATGTTATATGTTCTTTACATTTATCATAATTCTATTCGAGAACGtgtatcattttaattaaatcaaattgTGAACATAAAATTTATACGAAACTCTAGGAAAAACACATTTgcgtttattttcttttattgctttaacagatgtacatatttgtatttaaatctGTAAACATTTAACGTACAACATGTTATCGTTTTTTATAAATTACGCAGTAAAGTTTGTTGTCAACTATAACGAACGATCACGTTTAAATCTTATAGTTATCTTTCGTGTTAACTAATTATGTTGAATGggaattctttttattttcaaagaaatcaATAGATCAAGCATGTCTTCGTCACCGACAGCAAAACAAGCTACCCAAAGCCAAAATATACCTTCGAAACGGATCGTAATCAATGATTCTAGTCAATTGCCTACTGATTATTCCTCCACTCCTGGTGGGACGCTTTTTTCAACTACACCTGGAGGTCAGTTCTTTTCGtttttaaaaactaatttatttgaaatataattaaccGAAATTTCGTATAATACATTgactatattataatataatatagattATTAATAGATTAACTTATTAGTCGAAtgatataaatttattgataaCTACAATTGGTGTATATGATTTTAGGTCAATATATGATTAGGTAATCTTTGTTTTGCATCTTCTGATATGATAGATATAACATGCTGTCTGTGCATATTATTATATCTTATGCCTAGAGTTAGTAAACATCCTTGATTtcgaaattatttatcaaatatttcaaatttcaaatattttttattatataaatataatttttatttaaacaagtaATAGTAGAATTTGCAGTGTAAAGTTAAAgtcatatttaaataaattttttaaaaatatttttttaatttcatgtataTATAGTTTGTTTTATCTTAAAGTATGCAATTATAATATctggaaatttgtaataattatcaacataacctatACAAATGATATAGGTACCCGTATAGTGTATGAACGTGATTTTTTGATGAATCTACGAAATTCACCTATATCACAAACACCACCAAGAAATATGCCATCTATACCAGTGGAATTATTAAGGAATGCTTCACCAAATCTTGTAACATCTGCAAAATCCCCAACTAACAAAGGTGAATATAATATTCTAGTAATTTTACAACTCTTAAATTTAAGATCAACATATGATAACATTTAACATGTtcagtttttatttatatttgtttgattctattttatatatgaacatatcaTGGACAAaaagtaatgaaatattttttatataattttttttattcgtgtTACAGATACTCCAATAATCGAGGAATCTGCAGAACAGTTTGAAATGGACATGTAAACAAATTGTGATTATTGTGTTCACGTTGTGCCAGCCTTTATACAGATATCATTAACTGATTTAATTGACAGAAAGTTATCGATAACATGTCTTTTTACATAAACGTATGATCAGGGGCCTTGTATAGTAAGTCTTCATACTTCATTCAAAAATGATTGAATGTAATTAGTGTATTCAATTCATTACATTcttactttaatttttaataaagacgATCAGAAATTTCTGACAATAAATTGAAATCAAAACTGCTTACAACATTATTTTGTatctttatacaaatttatactaCTATCAATAAATAATGTTTTGAGAAATAACTTCTTAATacttttatttagaaaaaaataatttacaaaatagaataAACTATATAAAATCTTAACACATAACTTACAAACTCCTGTTTGTATTATGCATATTTTCTTGATTTTTGTTTAATCTATCAAGAATAACTTCAGCAACATTAACTTTTCTTCCATTACTATCATAGTCATTGTAATAAATCAGTTCACAAAGATCCATACATTCTGGATCATTACTTATCAACTCATTTAActtgttataaaaatttcttataacATCTCTTCTATATTTCCAATAAGTATTTGTCTCTGGATGAGTATGTTTTTGAACTTCAAAATACGTTAATAAAGGTGTAGCACCTTCTGCTACAACGTATACAGGTATAGAATTCGATCTATCACCATTtggataaattttgtatatgttATTATGATATGACCGTCTTTTAACTCCTGCCCGATCACGTATTTCAGGCTCAAGTTCAATTGCACTTTCAATCCATTGAAATGAAACTTCCTTAAGGTCTGGTGGAATATACGATGATGCaggaattaaaattaacaatttatgtgTGGCTATATGTATGTTATGATTATCTTCTACGTTCTCTAACTTCTCAATTATTCCCTTGTTAAGAGAACCTGTTGTAGGAAGTATAATCTTCAAGTATCCATAAAAATAACTGTATGCCATAGCAGTTCCATAATCTAAGCCACGCAGTGAATCAATGTTCAAGACACTTTCCTTATTTTGATCATTTAAACTGATCATTTGTTCTAATGTCCATGAAATCAACATGCCAATTATACATGATAgtgtttcaaattttgatatGGTATTATATAGATTTGCATAATTAGCAGCAGTCGATATTATGAAGATTATTAATTCAACCTTAAAAATGAATACTAATACATTGTGTTTAAGATTTGCGTTATAAGTATCTGTATGTATGTTCATGCATACACAATATTTTAGTAAaacgtttataataata includes:
- the LOC105663156 gene encoding uncharacterized protein LOC105663156: MHGIKRIVVFCTLTTVLPILLLITPLYLRHNFYANVAYAVTDSDILEITDGISTVFCSGHILQMNRTFNAFQMAHKPEVTSYKKHIRLKKNMTLPDDTLEYWGFYLLEGSTVALSVCSRFQGASILVVKGERNLRTCGMLEHKNNEQIAKNIFLPEAKQQVKVTFKSDTVESVSNNNITDVAYNNTSNMTSKMEENNTGTGVSNHYPHIKRNVTSHEQNDDDELKELLWNTKMYIQQHMKSSKEPMVRNTRKLRHAKKRQYKMQIKKEGKNILHDKKRSGSNTENISNVEEDKILNKRIKRTQDLVKPLLLDQGVKHGGNAVKNITNDNDESSVSSFENELFKCYGGSILIAQEFAPSEQCTNVSYLLNGKHMQAIHNIIENGYYYYIFYSDNDIVSNDIYALFDIYKPVFHYENATKSCINQTKCSFAINLLSSDRVIVEIPTKDNTEYEIDDISLLLSVCHPRMEVYIIFPIAVLFFILACAFM
- the eIF4A gene encoding eukaryotic translation initiation factor 4A, producing the protein MSHTSERRNDDQWAGDSKNGPSESEQQTYNGPPGMDPDGIIESNWDVVVDNFDEMNLKEELLRGIYAYGFEKPSAIQQRAILPCIRGHDVIAQAQSGTGKTATFSISILQQIDTNLKECQALILAPTRELAQQIQKVVIALGDFMHAECHACIGGTNVREDMRKLDQGVHIVVGTPGRVYDMISRRALRANSIKLFVLDEADEMLSRGFKDQIHDVFKLLPHEVQVILLSATMPSDVLDVSKCFMRNPIRILVKREELTLEGIKQFFIFVEREEWKFETLCDLYDTLSITQAVIFCNTRRKVDWLTDSMRGRDFTVSAMHGDMEQKERDLIMKQFRTGSSRVLITTDLLARGIDVQQVSLVINYDLPSNRENYIHRIGRGGRFGRKGVAINFVTEEDKRTLKDIEQFYNTRIDEMPMNVADLI
- the Thor gene encoding eukaryotic translation initiation factor 4E binding protein thor; this encodes MSSSPTAKQATQSQNIPSKRIVINDSSQLPTDYSSTPGGTLFSTTPGGTRIVYERDFLMNLRNSPISQTPPRNMPSIPVELLRNASPNLVTSAKSPTNKDTPIIEESAEQFEMDM
- the Sting gene encoding transmembrane protein sting encodes the protein MYYMANKIRLLLLTTSCIGVLSVLYVQITNANDLTSIQELFFVILFFIPILIIINVLLKYCVCMNIHTDTYNANLKHNVLVFIFKVELIIFIISTAANYANLYNTISKFETLSCIIGMLISWTLEQMISLNDQNKESVLNIDSLRGLDYGTAMAYSYFYGYLKIILPTTGSLNKGIIEKLENVEDNHNIHIATHKLLILIPASSYIPPDLKEVSFQWIESAIELEPEIRDRAGVKRRSYHNNIYKIYPNGDRSNSIPVYVVAEGATPLLTYFEVQKHTHPETNTYWKYRRDVIRNFYNKLNELISNDPECMDLCELIYYNDYDSNGRKVNVAEVILDRLNKNQENMHNTNRSL